ATGCGGAGCGGACGCAATTTGTTGTGAACCTTGTTTAGCTTAGTCGATTCCATGGTAAGCCAAAGGACAATTTCCTTGTTGCGGATTTTGTCGAGGCTTTTGTAGAAATCTTCATTTAGACCAAATGGCGGGATTAACAGATTGAACGGAAAATCAAAGCTGTTTAGTTTTGCAATGATTTCCGGAGAGAGGTTGGTTGTTTGGAATGCAATCGACATGAGCGATGCATTGTTCATGAAAATGTTGTCTGAAATCTGAAATGTCAGCTTGAGTGAATCGCCCTTGGGGGTCAATATATCGACCATTGCAGACTGGTAGGCGTTCGGGTTTTCGTTGAGCTCTTCCATCAAAAGAACGGTGCCGCCGTGGCTCTGGATGAATTTCTGAGCTTGCAAAAGATAGACTACAATTGTCTTTCCGCGGGCTAGCGTCCAGATGGTGCGCTTGGAACGTTTGGAGTAACTAGACGAGATTATCTTCATCTCGTCCTGCAATCTTTTTTCAAATGGAATGGTATCGTTTACAACGGGGGCGGTTTCAGGTTCCCGCATACCCGTGGTCTCCTCGATTTTTTCGAGAATTTGCTGCGCTTTCTCCTGGTTGTTCAAAAAGACGGACAAACCAGCGAAAATCCCCAGTGCTAAAAAAAGAGCGACAATGTGTTTAAGCTTTATCATTTCACCTGTAAATATAACTACATTGGGCGCATGCCTATTCTATTTGCACTTGTTGGAGCTACTGGTGTTGGCAAGTCTCGCCTTTCACTGGAACTGGCGGAACGCTTTAATGCCGAAATTATCGGTGTAGATTCTCGTCAAATCTACAAGGGCTTTGCTATCGGGACTGCTCAGCCCTCTTTAGAGGATATGGCTCGGGTCCATCATCATCTGGTTGATTTTCTTGATCCCCGGCTGGTGTTTTCTGCGGGTGACTTTTGTGCGAATGTGAAAAAGCTTTTAGCCGATAACCCTGGTCGAAATTATATCTTGGTGGGGGGCACAGGACTTTATCTTCAATCCTTGATGCTTGGACTCCCTCAGATTCCTAAAATTGATGAATCTGTGCGCAAGTCTTTTGAAGATGATGTCGCTAAGTTTGGAAGTAAAACTTTATACGAAAAAGCGAAGCTTGCGGACCCCGAAGCGATGGAAAAGGTTGAACCGAACAATGTCCAGCGCATTATCCGGATTTTAGAAGTTTTTCAGCTGACTGGTCGTAAGCTTTCGGAATGGCAAAAGGAACGTGAAGGCGGTATTGGTGAATTGCCTGTGTTCTGGCTGAACCGTAGTCGCGAAAATCTTTATGCGAGGATCGA
This genomic window from Fibrobacter sp. UWB2 contains:
- a CDS encoding divergent polysaccharide deacetylase family protein, giving the protein MREPETAPVVNDTIPFEKRLQDEMKIISSSYSKRSKRTIWTLARGKTIVVYLLQAQKFIQSHGGTVLLMEELNENPNAYQSAMVDILTPKGDSLKLTFQISDNIFMNNASLMSIAFQTTNLSPEIIAKLNSFDFPFNLLIPPFGLNEDFYKSLDKIRNKEIVLWLTMESTKLNKVHNKLRPLRIHHTAEQIEETINAAKEVLPSAAGIATRYGEQAVKHKQLLQAILKPTEKRNMWFLDLSMEDRTVVPQTCKDLEITCKIAFPYNPDNSSIEDYVHQKLREAPKSGTSVMIIPLTEQNLSKIEDISKKAAKQGTTLVDLSTLFNSK
- the miaA gene encoding tRNA (adenosine(37)-N6)-dimethylallyltransferase MiaA translates to MFKLYHFTCKYNYIGRMPILFALVGATGVGKSRLSLELAERFNAEIIGVDSRQIYKGFAIGTAQPSLEDMARVHHHLVDFLDPRLVFSAGDFCANVKKLLADNPGRNYILVGGTGLYLQSLMLGLPQIPKIDESVRKSFEDDVAKFGSKTLYEKAKLADPEAMEKVEPNNVQRIIRILEVFQLTGRKLSEWQKEREGGIGELPVFWLNRSRENLYARIDARVDQMMADGWLDEIHKLAKTVPLEAPAWQSLGYKELLCAKDGNQVQSVLEEVKRKTRNYAKRQLTWFRWQVKSTEVDLDTCTNPLEYIHNRIVAP